In Arachis stenosperma cultivar V10309 chromosome 1, arast.V10309.gnm1.PFL2, whole genome shotgun sequence, one DNA window encodes the following:
- the LOC130979704 gene encoding uncharacterized protein LOC130979704, protein MPLNTLPSDTVPNPRKECKAIHLRSGKVSSLEATVSEEPDEKEAPVEDKSKEEHAPPRHPDNPFSVDLEKYPALPKAPEYKPKMSYPQRLQKASKDKQFSRFLELFKKLQINIPFTEALEQIPLYAKFMKELLTNKRNWKESETVVLTKECNAIMQKDLSEKMQDPGSFLISCTIGDITIQRALCDLRASINLTLIFLMRKFQINEVKPTRISL, encoded by the coding sequence ATGCCTCTTAATACTCTTCCTAGTGACACAGTGCCTAATCCAAGgaaagaatgcaaggccattcaTCTTAGAAGTGGTAAGGTATCAAGTTTAGAAGCAACGGTTAGTGAGGAACCGGATGAAAAAGAAGCTCCGGTGGAGGACAAGAGCAAGGAAGAACACGCCCCTCCTAGACATCCGGATAATCCTTTTTCGGTTGATCTTGAGAAATATCCAGCGTTGCCTAAAGCACCTGAGTACAAGCCTAAGATGTCATATCCTCAGAGGCTTCAGAAAGCCTCCAAAGACAAGCAGTTTTCTAGATTTTTAGAGCTTTTCAAGAAGCTTCAGATCAACATTCCTTTTACAGAGGCCCTTGAGCAAATTCCTCTttatgccaagttcatgaaggagTTGTTAACCAACAAGAGAAACTGGAAAGAGAGTGAAACAGTGGTGTTAACAAAGGAGTGTAATGCTATTATGCAGAAGGATCTCTCTGAGAAAAtgcaagatcctggaagctttctaaTTTCTTGCACCATTGGAGACATCACTATTCAGAGGGCATTGTGTGACCTTAGAGCTAGCATCAATCTCACGCTAATTTTCTTGATGAGAAAGTTCCAAATTAATGAGGTAAAACCTACACGTATTTCTCTTTAA